In the genome of Aureimonas sp. OT7, one region contains:
- a CDS encoding penicillin-binding protein 1A, giving the protein MIRLLGYFFGIGAVLALIAAGAVAIYIGRIGSDLPDYQVLAQYEPPVTTRIHADDGSLMAEYARQRRLFLPIQAIPKRLKDAFLSAEDKSFYEHPGIDIEGVARAALIFMRGGPMQGGSTITQQVAKNFLLTNERSMERKVKEAILALRIEQAFSKDKILELYLNEIYLGMGAYGVAAASLAYFDKSVTELEIQEAAYLAALPKAPENYNPFRNPDEALGRRNWVISRMLENGEITKAEADEASAKPLGINPRPTGTYLASAEYFTEEVRRQIITGYGVDALYEGGLSVRTTLDPEMQLFARRALQHALVAYDQRKGWRGPVEQISLTSDWAVALGKVQAFSDVPEWRLSVVLATSADSVTVGLQPRRAVSGRLGDEREVVELSAGDMRWALGRRAVADVFTTGDVVYVEAKADGSGYVLRQPPKVEGALVAMDPHTGRVKALVGGFSYAESEFNRATQALRQPGSSFKPIVYAAALDNGYTPASVVLDAPISIPDGNGNIWEPKNYGGSYAGPSTLRLGIERSRNLMTVRLAQDMGMDLVAEYAKRFGVYDKMGQYLPMALGSGETTVMRMVSAYAVMANGGRSIEPSLIDRIQDRYGRNVYRHDNRRCDNCNDRAWDNQPEPELVDTREQVLDPMTAYQITSMMEGVVQHGTATSVKAIGRPVAGKTGTTNDVKDAWFVGYTPDLVTGVYIGYDNPTSLGDNATGGSLAAPIFTEFMTEAVKDMPVADFRIPDGMTQISVDRRTGMAAAAGGAGTVLEAFKPGTGPSDVYSVIGEGAVGAVAPGVSQRAEEAIVTGQGGLF; this is encoded by the coding sequence ATGATCAGGCTGTTGGGCTATTTCTTCGGCATCGGAGCCGTTCTGGCGCTCATCGCCGCGGGGGCGGTCGCCATCTATATCGGTCGCATCGGCTCTGACCTGCCCGATTATCAGGTGCTGGCCCAGTACGAGCCGCCGGTCACCACGCGCATCCATGCTGACGATGGCAGCCTGATGGCCGAGTATGCCCGTCAGCGCCGGCTGTTCCTGCCCATCCAGGCCATTCCCAAGCGCTTGAAGGATGCGTTCCTGTCGGCCGAGGACAAGAGCTTCTACGAGCATCCCGGCATCGACATCGAGGGCGTCGCGCGGGCGGCCCTCATCTTCATGCGCGGCGGCCCCATGCAGGGCGGCTCCACGATTACGCAGCAGGTGGCCAAGAATTTCCTGCTGACCAACGAGCGGTCGATGGAGCGCAAGGTCAAGGAAGCGATCCTGGCCCTGCGCATCGAGCAGGCATTCTCCAAGGACAAGATCCTGGAGCTGTATCTCAACGAAATCTATCTCGGCATGGGCGCATACGGCGTCGCCGCCGCTTCGCTCGCCTATTTCGACAAGAGCGTGACCGAGCTGGAAATCCAGGAGGCAGCCTATCTGGCGGCGCTGCCCAAGGCGCCCGAGAATTACAACCCGTTCCGCAACCCCGACGAAGCGCTGGGCCGGCGCAACTGGGTCATCTCGCGCATGCTGGAAAACGGCGAGATCACCAAGGCCGAGGCGGACGAGGCTTCCGCCAAGCCGCTCGGCATCAATCCGCGCCCCACGGGCACCTATCTCGCCTCGGCCGAGTATTTCACCGAGGAAGTGCGCCGACAGATCATCACCGGCTACGGGGTCGACGCGCTCTACGAGGGCGGCCTGTCGGTACGCACCACGCTGGACCCGGAAATGCAGCTTTTCGCGCGGCGGGCGCTGCAGCATGCGCTGGTGGCCTACGACCAGCGCAAGGGCTGGCGCGGACCGGTGGAGCAGATATCGCTGACATCGGACTGGGCGGTCGCACTCGGCAAGGTCCAGGCCTTCTCCGACGTGCCGGAATGGCGCCTGTCGGTGGTGCTGGCCACCAGCGCCGATAGCGTCACCGTCGGGTTGCAGCCCAGGCGCGCGGTGTCCGGCCGGCTCGGCGACGAACGGGAAGTCGTGGAGCTTTCCGCCGGCGACATGCGCTGGGCGCTTGGCCGTCGCGCTGTCGCGGACGTCTTCACGACTGGCGACGTGGTCTATGTGGAGGCCAAGGCCGATGGCTCCGGCTACGTCCTGCGCCAGCCCCCGAAGGTCGAAGGCGCCCTGGTCGCGATGGACCCGCATACCGGCCGCGTGAAGGCGCTGGTGGGCGGCTTCTCCTATGCCGAATCGGAGTTCAACCGGGCCACGCAGGCTTTGCGGCAGCCGGGCTCCTCATTCAAGCCCATCGTCTACGCCGCGGCGCTCGACAATGGTTATACGCCCGCCTCGGTGGTGCTGGATGCGCCCATCTCCATCCCGGACGGCAACGGCAATATCTGGGAGCCGAAGAACTACGGCGGCAGCTATGCGGGCCCGTCCACCCTGCGGCTCGGCATCGAGCGCAGCCGCAACCTGATGACGGTGCGCCTGGCGCAGGACATGGGCATGGACCTCGTGGCGGAATACGCCAAGCGCTTCGGTGTCTACGACAAGATGGGCCAGTACCTGCCCATGGCGCTCGGGTCCGGTGAAACCACCGTGATGCGCATGGTGTCCGCCTATGCGGTGATGGCCAATGGCGGCCGCTCCATCGAGCCGTCGCTGATCGACCGCATCCAGGACCGGTATGGCCGAAACGTGTACCGCCACGACAACCGCCGTTGCGACAATTGCAACGACCGCGCCTGGGACAACCAGCCGGAGCCCGAGCTCGTCGATACCCGCGAGCAGGTGCTGGACCCGATGACGGCCTACCAGATCACTTCGATGATGGAAGGTGTCGTGCAGCACGGCACCGCAACCTCGGTAAAGGCCATCGGCCGTCCGGTGGCCGGCAAGACGGGTACGACCAACGACGTCAAGGATGCCTGGTTCGTCGGCTATACGCCCGACCTCGTGACCGGCGTCTACATCGGCTACGACAATCCGACCTCGCTTGGCGACAACGCGACAGGCGGCAGCCTCGCCGCGCCCATCTTCACCGAGTTCATGACCGAGGCGGTGAAGGATATGCCGGTCGCCGATTTCCGTATTCCCGACGGCATGACGCAGATTTCCGTCGACCGGCGCACGGGCATGGCGGCGGCGGCCGGTGGCGCCGGCACCGTGCTGGAGGCGTTCAAGCCCGGAACCGGTCCCTCGGACGTCTACAGCGTCATCGGCGAAGGTGCCGTCGGGGCGGTCGCGCCCGGCGTATCGCAGCGCGCCGAGGAGGCCATCGTGACCGGGCAGGGCGGCCTGTTCTGA
- a CDS encoding N-acetylmuramoyl-L-alanine amidase has translation MTKIWSCLFLIFACLMWLPAPANATSVVTGMTWSGTADEAMLSIEMTENPSNAVTILDAPRRIVLDLDDTVLASPMPPVPEGSLIGAARDGLAGDGRYRIVLELSQPALPRLDVAGGAAGTVLRLRLRTASEDAFREALASTSVPVRGRDAAARPAPGQKPFTLVVDPGHGGIDNGATGVDGVHEKDINLAFARRLRDVLAGRDDIAVVLTRDDDRFVPLSERSDIARRASADLFVSIHADSIGYPSVRGATVYTLSERASDSLARDVARSENAADRFAGPEWQQDTPEIHDILMDLMRRENEVLSVGFADALIADLKKGQVRTINNPRRSAGFRVLRAPDVPSVLFELGYLSNATDAEDVQSPQWQARVADILAGAVSRFAGRD, from the coding sequence ATGACGAAAATCTGGTCATGCCTGTTCCTCATCTTCGCGTGCCTGATGTGGTTGCCCGCTCCTGCCAATGCAACGTCGGTGGTCACGGGCATGACATGGTCGGGCACGGCCGACGAGGCGATGCTGTCCATCGAAATGACGGAGAACCCGAGCAACGCCGTGACGATTCTCGATGCACCACGAAGGATCGTCCTCGATCTCGACGACACCGTCCTGGCGTCTCCCATGCCCCCCGTGCCGGAAGGGTCGCTCATCGGCGCCGCCCGGGATGGGCTCGCGGGCGACGGACGCTATCGCATCGTGCTGGAGCTGTCGCAGCCTGCCCTGCCGCGGCTCGACGTGGCGGGTGGCGCCGCCGGAACCGTGCTGCGGCTCAGGTTGCGCACGGCAAGCGAGGACGCCTTCCGCGAGGCACTGGCATCGACGTCGGTTCCCGTCCGCGGCCGGGATGCCGCCGCCCGCCCGGCGCCCGGGCAGAAACCCTTCACCCTGGTCGTCGACCCGGGCCATGGCGGCATCGACAATGGGGCGACGGGCGTCGACGGGGTGCACGAGAAGGATATCAACCTGGCCTTCGCCCGCCGGCTGCGTGACGTTCTGGCAGGCCGCGACGACATAGCCGTGGTGCTGACGCGCGACGACGACCGCTTCGTGCCGCTGTCGGAACGGTCGGACATCGCCCGCCGGGCCTCCGCCGATCTGTTCGTCTCGATCCATGCCGATTCGATCGGCTATCCCTCGGTGCGGGGTGCAACCGTCTATACGCTGTCGGAGCGGGCGTCCGATTCCCTGGCGCGGGACGTTGCGCGCTCGGAAAACGCCGCCGATCGCTTCGCCGGTCCGGAATGGCAGCAGGATACGCCGGAGATCCACGATATCCTGATGGATCTGATGCGCCGCGAGAACGAAGTCCTGTCGGTCGGCTTTGCCGACGCCCTCATCGCCGACCTCAAGAAAGGGCAGGTCCGCACCATCAACAATCCCAGGCGCTCCGCAGGTTTCAGGGTGCTGCGGGCCCCCGACGTGCCGTCTGTCCTGTTCGAACTCGGCTATCTGTCGAATGCGACGGATGCGGAAGATGTCCAGTCGCCGCAATGGCAGGCACGGGTGGCCGATATCCTTGCCGGGGCGGTCTCGCGTTTTGCCGGCCGCGATTGA